Proteins from one Chanodichthys erythropterus isolate Z2021 chromosome 15, ASM2448905v1, whole genome shotgun sequence genomic window:
- the LOC137037900 gene encoding uncharacterized protein isoform X1: MPRTKQSQRSQAAKRRIADRLAANPEEILQPPKQRKEIQEPDPNFANCSEFANCSEFANCSEFANFTDSYPKSDSDANSKSMPKFPKDAEMTMHAVSYLSPQTSYIRGSFHQGHPRFNPNGGKQCAANSLIAIVMSKMKNVLQWTISDLNDVLIHGNDLYSAMRDAGKINDHLDGYMEVAELPDTHTLNNCTFSIKYGQLHTGLFGISNYDEGLQGFAMSFDEAVKQAFQRFDACLVNMNHTICAAVRQGSWYAVIDPHSRHCDGTMAAYGKSVVTFYGSIESLLIHFKRLGASLNAKNHPFEVTGVEVNKCVQKSKCFSPYVSTTEHNEMKMNAGTDVCPQRSCIRGSFHQGHPRFNPNGDEKCVAVDRQ, encoded by the exons ATGCCTCGGACGAAGCAGTCTCAGCGTTCTCAGGCAGCCAAGAGGAGAATCGCGGACAGGCTGGCTGCTAATCCTGAAGAGATTTTGCAGCCTCctaaacaaagaaaagaaatacaaGAGCCTGATCCTAATTTTGCCAATTGTTCCGAATTTGCCAATTGTTCCGAATTTGCCAATTGTTCCGAATTTGCCAATTTTACCGATTCTTACCCAAAGTCTgattcagacgctaattcaaAGTCTATGCCAAAGTTTCCAAAAGATGCTGAGATGACTATGCATGCTGTTTCTTATTTGTCTCCACAGACTTCCTATATCAGAGGCTCTTTTCATCAAGGACATCCCCGCTTCAATCCCAATGGTGGTAAGCAATGTGCTGCAAACAGTTTAATTGCCATTGTCATGTCTAAGATGAAAAATGTGTTGCAGTGGACCATCAGTGACCTGAATGATGTTCTGATTCACGGAAATGACCTGTACAGTGCCATGAGAGATGCAGGGAAAATCAACGATCACTTAGATGGCTACATGGAAGTTGCTGAGCTGCCTGACACACACACGCTGAATAATTGTACTTTTTCAATAAAGTATGGACAATTACACACAGGGTTGTTTGGCATTTCTAATTATGATGAAGGTCTGCAAGGCTTCGCCATGTCATTTGATGAAGCAGTAAAACAAGCATTCCAGAGGTTTGATGCATGTTTGGTAAATATGAACCACACCATATGTGCAGCTGTTAGACAAGGTTCATGGTATGCAGTGATTGATCCACATTCCCGACACTGTGATGGAACAATGGCAGCTTACGGTAAGAGTGTAGTGACTTTCTATGGCAGCATAGAATCTTTACTCATTCATTTCAAGAGACTTGGTGCATCCTTGAATGCAAAAAATCATCCTTTTGAGGTAACGGGGGTTGAGGTGAATAAGTGTGTacaaaagtcaaaatgtttCTCTCCCTATGTCTCTACTACTGAACATAATGAGATGAAAATGAATGCTGGTACTGATGTATGTCCCCAGAGATCTTGCATAAGAGGCTCTTTCCATCAAGGACATCCCCGTTTCAATCCCAATGGTG ATGAAAAATGTGTTGCAGTGGACCGTCAGTGA
- the LOC137037900 gene encoding uncharacterized protein isoform X2 — MPRTKQSQRSQAAKRRIADRLAANPEEILQPPKQRKEIQEPDPNFANCSEFANCSEFANCSEFANFTDSYPKSDSDANSKSMPKFPKDAEMTMHAVSYLSPQTSYIRGSFHQGHPRFNPNGGKQCAANSLIAIVMSKMKNVLQWTISDLNDVLIHGNDLYSAMRDAGKINDHLDGYMEVAELPDTHTLNNCTFSIKYGQLHTGLFGISNYDEGLQGFAMSFDEAVKQAFQRFDACLVNMNHTICAAVRQGSWYAVIDPHSRHCDGTMAAYGKSVVTFYGSIESLLIHFKRLGASLNAKNHPFEVTGVEVNKCVQKSKCFSPYVSTTEHNEMKMNAGTDVCPQRSCIRGSFHQGHPRFNPNGVDRQ; from the exons ATGCCTCGGACGAAGCAGTCTCAGCGTTCTCAGGCAGCCAAGAGGAGAATCGCGGACAGGCTGGCTGCTAATCCTGAAGAGATTTTGCAGCCTCctaaacaaagaaaagaaatacaaGAGCCTGATCCTAATTTTGCCAATTGTTCCGAATTTGCCAATTGTTCCGAATTTGCCAATTGTTCCGAATTTGCCAATTTTACCGATTCTTACCCAAAGTCTgattcagacgctaattcaaAGTCTATGCCAAAGTTTCCAAAAGATGCTGAGATGACTATGCATGCTGTTTCTTATTTGTCTCCACAGACTTCCTATATCAGAGGCTCTTTTCATCAAGGACATCCCCGCTTCAATCCCAATGGTGGTAAGCAATGTGCTGCAAACAGTTTAATTGCCATTGTCATGTCTAAGATGAAAAATGTGTTGCAGTGGACCATCAGTGACCTGAATGATGTTCTGATTCACGGAAATGACCTGTACAGTGCCATGAGAGATGCAGGGAAAATCAACGATCACTTAGATGGCTACATGGAAGTTGCTGAGCTGCCTGACACACACACGCTGAATAATTGTACTTTTTCAATAAAGTATGGACAATTACACACAGGGTTGTTTGGCATTTCTAATTATGATGAAGGTCTGCAAGGCTTCGCCATGTCATTTGATGAAGCAGTAAAACAAGCATTCCAGAGGTTTGATGCATGTTTGGTAAATATGAACCACACCATATGTGCAGCTGTTAGACAAGGTTCATGGTATGCAGTGATTGATCCACATTCCCGACACTGTGATGGAACAATGGCAGCTTACGGTAAGAGTGTAGTGACTTTCTATGGCAGCATAGAATCTTTACTCATTCATTTCAAGAGACTTGGTGCATCCTTGAATGCAAAAAATCATCCTTTTGAGGTAACGGGGGTTGAGGTGAATAAGTGTGTacaaaagtcaaaatgtttCTCTCCCTATGTCTCTACTACTGAACATAATGAGATGAAAATGAATGCTGGTACTGATGTATGTCCCCAGAGATCTTGCATAAGAGGCTCTTTCCATCAAGGACATCCCCGTTTCAATCCCAATGGTG TGGACCGTCAGTGA